TTCGATTTTGAAGGTACTCATAATCGTGAACGGCAGATGCAGGACGGAGAGGAACCACAGGGTGGAAACCAGAAAAGCGACATCGCGCCAGATCGGATCCAACGAGCTGTTCGCCCATAAGCTATAGATGTCTTGAAATCCTCCGCCCAGAGTCATAAACAAGAGAATGGCTGCATCGTAAAACAGGCCGAGTCGTGCCAGTTGCAGTTTGGCGCGGCTGTAATCGGCGGCTTTCTGGTGGTCTTCGAGCTTGACGACCGAGGAGAAGTCTTCCGGAACCTTCTCTCGATGGATGCCGATATGAAACTGGTTTTTAATGTTCAACCACAATTCGATCAGTAGGTTTAAAATCAGAGCAAATAAAAATATCGATGTTATCCAGTTGGTCATGCGCTAAGGATTCTCAATTTATTAGGTTAAGATAGGGGCCTATTTTAGGGAAAAGAGCCAGAAGTATGAAGTCAGATAACAACTTAATTTGGATTGATTTGGAAATGACCGGGTTGGATCCGAAAGAACATACCATTATTGAGATTGCCACAGTGGTGACCGATAGCCAGTTAAATGTGCTTGCCGAAGGGCCGGTGATCGCGATTCAGACCGCTCAGCAAGAGCTCGATAAAATGGATAACTGGTGTGTTACGCATCATGGCAATTCCGGATTAACGGCCCGCGTGCAAGCGAGTGAGATCGATCTGGAGCAGGCCGAACAGCAGACGATCGAATTTTTAAGCCAGTACGTTCCTTCCGGTAAATCGCCGATGTGCGGTAATTCGATCTGTCAAGATCGCCGCTTTATGGTGGAGCATATGCCTAAATTGGAGCAGTTCTTTCATTATCGTAACCTCGATGTCAGTACCCTTAAGGAGCTGGCGCGCCGCTGGGCGCCAAATGTGTATTCGTCTCACGAGAAGAAGGGCGCGCATCTGGCATTGGACGATATTCTCGAATCCATTGATGAGCTAAAGCATTATCGTCGAGAGTTATTTGCCGAAAACTATCGCCAGAACGACTAAAATTCTCCTTTCATAACCTCTGTCAATGCAGGGGTTTTTGTATTTGCTGCTCGGCTTATCCCTGCCGATTAGCACCTTCTATTGAAAATGGGCGAAAAAAGAACTGCTTACGGTTCTCATGCCCGTTGCTTTCCGTTATAATTTCCTGTTTACCGCTCGGACTTCCGAGTGTTTAATTTTTTGTTTTTGTCGGATCGATTTTTAGCTAACCAAAATGAAAATCGCTCCGGCCTAAAATTAAGAGGACCATTGTTGTGGAAATGACTGGTGCCCAGATTCTTGTAAATTATTTGCAGGATGAGGGCGTAGAGCACATTTGGGGGTATCCGGGTGGAGCGGTTCTGCCGATCTACGATGCCCTGGATACTGACGCTAAAACGTTAAATCATATTTTAGTCCGTCACGAACAAGCGGCTGTCCATGCGGCAGACGGTTATGCGCGCTCTACAGGCAAACCAGGAGTGGTCTTGGTAACTTCCGGCCCTGGTGCGACCAATGCGGTCACCGGTATTGCAACCGCCTATATGGATTCGATTCCTATGGTGTGCATTACCGGCCAGGTGCCAACCGGTTTGATCGGTCTGGATGCGTTCCAGGAGATCGATACCGTTGGGATTACCAGACCAATCGTAAAACACAACTTCTTGGTCAAGGATGTTAATGATCTGGCCGATACGCTCAAAAAAGCATTCTATCTGGCCACAACAGGTCGACCTGGCCCAGTTGTCGTTGATATTCCGAAAGATGTTCAAAACGCCAAAAGCAACTATGTCTATCCACAAGAAGTTGATATTCGCTCCTACTTGCCTGTAACTAAGGGCCATAGCGGACAGATCAAGAAAGCGGTGGAAATGATGCTTTCTGCGAAGCGTCCTATTCTGTACACCGGTGGTGGTGTCGTTCTGGGTGACGCTTCGGCTGAATTGACGGAATTGACTCGTAAGTTAGGTTTCCCGATTACTCAGACCCTGATGGGCTTGGGCGCTTTCCCGGCGTCTGACTCGCAATCGGTCGGTATGCTGGGGATGCACGGAACCTATGAAGCCAACTTGTCGATGCATCACTCTGATGTGATTATCGCGATTGGTGCGCGTTTTGATGACCGCGTAACCGGTAATCTGGAAAAATTCTGCCCGGATGCCAAGATCATTCATATCGATATCGACCCGGCGTCGATCTCGAAAAACGTGATTGTGGATATTCCGATCGTTGGGCCGGTTAAACAGGTTCTGACGGAAATGAATCAGGTTCTGGACGAAACCAAACAGAAGAAAGACGAAAAAGCACTGGCTGACTGGTGGAAGCAGATTGAAGAGTGGCGTGCGACCAAGTGTCTGCGTTACGACACAACCGGCTCCAAAATCAAGCCTCAGGCTGCAATGGAAGCCGTATGGCGTGTGACCAACGGTGACGCTTATGTGGCTTCCGATGTTGGTCAGCATCAGATGTATGCTGCGCAATACTATCCGTTCGACAAGCCACGTCGCTGGATCAACTCCGGTGGTCTGGGGACCATGGGCTTCGGTCTGCCGGCGGCGATGGGGGCGCAGATGGCGCACCCGGATGCAACGGTTGTCTGTGTGACCGGTGAAGGTTCGATTCAGATGAATATCCAGGAGCTTTCGACCTGTCTACAGTATGGTCTTCCGGTTAAGATTATCTGCCTGAACAACGGCTTCCTGGGGATGGTTCGTCAGTGGCAGGAGTTCTTCTATGAGCGTCGTTATTCGATGTCTTATATGGAGTCCTTGCCGGATTTCGTTAAGTTGGCGGAATCTTACGGTCATGTCGGTGTTCGTATCGAAGACCCTGCGACCATGGAAGCTGAATTGGAAAAAGTGTTCTCCGAAGAGCTTAAAGATCGTTTGGTGTTCGTTGACATTATTACCGATCAGCAGGAAAACGTTTATCCTATGATTCCGGCCGGTGCAGGTCTGAACGAAATGATTTTGGTATAAGGGTAGGCAAAAGATGAAACATATTATTTCAATGCTAATTGAAAATGAGTCTGGCGCTTTATCTCGTGTTGCCGGTCTTTTCTCAGCGCGCGGCTATAATATTCAGGCTTTGACGGTTGCACCGACGGAAGACGAATCGCTTTCGCGCCTGACTCTGGTGACCACTGGTACCGATCAGCAGATCGAGCAGATCGTCAAACACCTTAACCGTCTGATCGATGTGGTTAAGGTACTGGATCTGACCGAAGGCGTCCATATCGAACGCGAACTGATGTTGATCAAAGTATCGGCGACCGGCGATATGCGTGAAGAGTACAAGCGTCTGGCGGATATTTTCCGCGCCGATATTATTGATGTGACCTCGACTACCTATACCATCCAGATGGTCGGTGACAGCAATAAACTGGACGCTTTTATCAATACTTTGGATTCAGGATTGATTCTGGAGACGGTTCGTTCGGGCACGATGGGTATTCTGCGCGGCGAAAAATGCCTGCAGCTGAACTAAACGCGGCTGCTATAGAATTTTAATTTCATTTTTATGTAACTTACGGCGGAAGCGATTCCGCCTTTGATTTAAGGATAAAACATGCAAGCTTATTACGATAAAGACTGCGATCTATCAATCATCCAAGGCAAAAAAGTTGCCGTTATCGGTTTCGGTTCACAAGGTCACGCGCACGCGGCGAACCTTAAAGATTCTGGTGTTGACGTTGTTGTAGGTCTTCGTCCAGGTTCTTCTTCTGTTAAGAAAGCGGAAGGTTACGGTCTTAAAACTGCAGATGTTCCTACTGCGGTTAAAGGCGCTGACGTAGTAATGATCTTGACTCCGGATGAATTCCAGGCAGATCTTTACAAAAACGAAATCGAGCCGAACATCAAAGAAGGTGCGGCACTGGCATTCGCTCACGGTTTCGCAATCATCTACAACCAGGTTACTCCTCGTAAAGACCTTGACGTTATCATGATCGCGCCTAAAGCGCCTGGTCACACTGTACGTTCTGAGTTCGAAAACGGACGTGGTATTCCTGATCTGATCGCGATTGAGCAAGACGCTTCAGGTAACGCGAAAGCGATCGCGCTATCTTACGCTTCTGCAATCGGTGGTGGTCGTACTGGTATCCTGGAAACCACTTTCCGCGAAGAGTGTGAAACTGACCTGTTCGGTGAGCAAGCAGTACTTTGTGGTGGTGCGGTTGATCTGGTTAAAATGGGCTTCGAAACATTGGTTGAAGCGGGTTACGAGCCAGAGATGGCTTACTTCGAGTGTCTACACGAGCTTAAGCTGATCGTTGACCTAATGTTCGAAGGCGGTATCGCGAACATGAACTACTCAATCTCAAACAACGCTGAGTACGGTGAATACGTAACTGGTCCACGCGTAATCAACGATGAGTCTCGTGCAGCGATGCGTCAAGCGCTTAAGAACATCCAGACTGGTGAGTACGCTAAACAGTTCATCCTTGAAGGTCAGGCGGGTTACCCATCAATGACTGCACGTCGTCGTCAAGACGCAGAGCACCCAATCGAGCAGGTTGGTGCGAAACTGCGTGCGATGATGCCTTGGATTCAAGCCAACAAAATCATCGACCAAGACAAAAACTAATTTTTAGGCGGCTTATTTGCTCAATCTCTTTGTTGCTTTCCGAGTCGTGTACTAGTTGTACACTTCCCCGAAAAGCGCCTCGACCTTGAGCAAAGCGCTCGCTAAAAATATTGTTTAGAAAAGCCGGCTATATGCCGGTTTTTTTGTTTTTTTATAAAGATTATTCACATGATTTTCTTATTTAAGTTGACTAGTTTATTAATTCATTTTGGAATGGAAATTATGGAATAATTAAATTTCTTTGACTTAATTAAGATGTTTTTTGTGAGAAAGCTTATTTTAATAGTTAAGTATTTATTTAAGATATGGCCGCTATGGTTATTGTTATTTGTTATGTTTCTGCACTATGTTTCGTATAAGTGTATGCCAGATGAGTTAAATGAAATTAATAGATTGGCTTCTATTTCTTTTCAGCTCATAGGTGGACTCATTGTCTTATGGAGCATAGATAGCAATTTAGGTGTAATTAAAAATAGTTCTTTAATTAAAATGCTTACTTCCTATCTGAAAGGCTTTTTTGAACTAGGCAAGACACAGGTTATAAAAGTTGATTTTTTACAGAATGAGAGTCATTTTGGAAAAGCGCAGATTAGACACACAAAAAAAATTGAGAGTATTGAAGATAAGATTGACTACATTCAAGAGCAGTTAGACTTTGTTGAGAATCAGTCAAAAGAGTTGGTTGAAGAGCTAAGAAGCGATTTTCAGAATGAGTTGCTAGTTTTAAAGCAAGAAATTAGATCTTGTAAAAAAACGTTGAAATTAATTGACCGTAATTTATCTGATATTTCAATTGGAGGAATTCCCCAGCAGGTCTTTGGTGTTTTTCTTGTCATTTATGGTTCTGTGATAAGTTACTTTGTAACGTGATGAATACACTACTAATAATTAGGTAAAGCAGAACACTTTTTAGTCCTTTATCCTTCACCGTGCGTGTGAATACATACATAACTAGCCAGCTAAATGCTGGTTTTCGTGATTCAGTGACAGGTGAGTTCAATTTGATTGAGTGCCATGAGCGGTTCGTGGTCTTTGGTTTTAACCACTTTTATGTCATCGCTTTCCAAGCGGCTTTGCAGTTCTTTTTCGATGCTTTGTGTAATAAAGGCATTGATATCCGTAAGCGGGTGATCCGGAATATCTGAAATGGGGGTGGTAAGATTTTTCAGTATTTGTTCGCGTGAAAGCTCGATGTACGTTTGATGAATTGTCTGGTTGGTGCTGATTTCATAGATTAAAAAGCCCTGACAGCTTCCTGCGTCGCCACAGATAGTCTTGCCGTCGATACTGCTTATCGCTATTTTCATATTTTTCCCTAAAAAGAATACTTTGCTGCAGTAAATTGTAAGAGTATTTGTATTGCTTAGGTATAAATAAATATATTTAATAGGTATAAAGGGATTTAAAGTGAAAAAGACAGTATTTGTTAGCGGATTCTATTGTGCCGTCATTTACGGAAATTGGACGATTGGTTGTTGTAGGTGGGCTTGGTTATCGGCAGGAGCAGACTCTGCGGAGGACCTTGTGCATGATCTCTCTCAGGCTGGCTGCGAAGTGATGTCGCAAAAATGTAACGCTCTACTGAAACAGAAGACGTTATTGTAAAGGGTAAGGGTGTATAGAGGATTCGGAGAAAGGAGGATTCCAATCTCCGAAAAGTGTGAATCAGGCAAGGCCTACTGGGACAGACAGTGTAATCAGTACTTTTAGTGAAGCTGGAATGCTTGAAACAATTGCTGCAGAAATACCTAAAAAACGGTGTCCTGTTTTACTTTTGGATTTTAGATCGGCTCGGTTCATATTTGATTCTCCATGTGTTTATTAACTGAGTTGATCTTATTATAAGTTATATTTATCTGTAAATATGAAAAACTTATGAAGAGTGTATTAAGCAAATCTGAACCTGTGTTCGGTATTGTTCTTTCCTGTCTTCGATAGACGCTTCCAAAGCCGCTAAGTTCAGCGGCTTTTTTATTGTTATCTTGCCGGTTTGAATTTCGGTAAACTGGTCCGGCTTCTTGTCTGAATTCCTAGGATCTTGCTACATAAGATGATTTCAATTCGAGTGCTACTACTGGCGGCTTTAGCCATGATCGCTTTTGCCGCGAATTCGCTTTTGTGTCGTATTGCCTTGACGGAAACGACGATTGATGCCGCGTCTTTTACAACCATTCGTCTGGTGTCCGGTGCGGTGATGCTATTTATTTTGTGGAAGTTGCTGAATTATCGACAGCAACCCCGTCTTGCTGCTGAGAAGAGAAGATTTGGCGGGAATACTTGGTCGGCTCTGGCGTTGTTTGTCTATGCTGCCGGTTTCTCGTTTGCTTATATCGAATTATCTGCCGCGACGGGAGCGTTGTTATTGTTCGGAGCCGTGCAGCTGACGATGATCGGTTACGGTTTGTATAAGGGCGAGCGGTTGAATGTTGTGCAGCTGATTGCGCTTGCTCTGGCGGTAATCGGTATGCTGGTTTTGCTTTTGCCGGGCGCGTCGTCACCGTCTCTTTCGGGCGCCGTGCTGATGACGGTTGCTGGTATTGCCTGGGGCGTTTATTCCCTGCGCGGAAGAAGTGCGCAAAATGCCCATTACGATACCAGTGGTAATTTTATTCGTGCACTGCCCTTGGCTGTGCTGTTGAGTTTACTCTGGATTGACAGTAGTCGTCTTGATCAAACCGGTGTCGTTCTGGCGATTGCCTCAGGTGCTTTAGCCTCGGGGATCGGTTATGCCGTTTGGTATGCGGTAGTGCCTTTTTTAAGCGCTGCCAGTGCGGCGATTCTTCAATTGAGCGTGCCGCCTTTGACTGCGTTGGGTGCGGTAGTGTTTCTGGATGAATCAATTACGCTGCGCTTTACGCTGGCTTCGGTCACGATTCTTGGCGGGGTTGCTTTGTTTATTGTCAGTAAAAATCGGTTTGCAGCACGATAGACAGGCGTTGTATGTACCTGAAGAGTGGATAGAAAAAAACCAGCGTTTAGCTGGCTTTTGTCATTTTGACAAGCAGAGGATCAGGCGGCTTTTTTAACGGCTTTCTTGACTGCGGTTTTCATTTTCTTTTTGCTTGTCAGGCCTTTTTTGGCGACTTTCTTAGTTGCTTTCTTAATGACTCCGGCTGCTTTTTTCTTTTTAAGGTCGTTTTTCTTAACAAGTTTCATAGCGGCTTTGGTTGAGGCTTTCTTGATCGCTTTTTTCTTGATTTCTTTCGCCATTTTTAGCTTCCTTAAATTGCTTTTGAAAAGGATTTATCGCCCGAGATGGCAATAAACCACTTCCAATAGTAATGACTTGAATTCAATTCTGCAAACCGCGTTAAGAGATAAGCGGCAGTAAAGATTACTCGGTCACCGTTTTTTCAGGCTTGTTTGTGAGTAAAGAAAACGGGCGCGTGAGAAGCGCCAACCGCGATGTTTCACGGTTTGTTTGGCGACTCCTCCGCTGGGTTTTTTATGGGCGGTTTGCTTTGCGGCGGAATCGGAAAAAAGTAGCCGACGGTGATCAGGATTCCGCCGACACCGATAAAGCTGATAATTCTGGCAATGGTACCGGAGTTGGAGAGATCGAAAATAAACAGTTTAATGACCACCAGCGCCAAAAGCGCCGATCCGGCCAGCCACAGCGTGCGCTTGGCGGATTTTTGCGCCCATTTCATAATCGCGACACCGAGTAGACTCCAGAAGATCGCAAGGGTGGTTTGCGTAGTCGAAGAATTCAGCCAGATATGCAGCGAGTAGTAGATATCGTACCAGTGATAAAGCAGACGCAGAATGACCGCATTGGCAAAGGCAAACAGCGCAATCCCGAAGAGATACCACGCGCCTCTGTCGATTATCGATCGCGCGTTTTGCGTGTCGCTCTTGAGCCATTGGTACAGTACGCTGAAACCGGTCAGTGCAAGCAGATCGAGAGTGTTGAGCAGCGGTAAATAAAACGTTCCCAAGGCTTCTCCGGCAGAGGCGAGATTAAAGCTGATCAGCCATACAAATATTATCAATAACAGCGGTAGTGCAAGGGTATTGAGATACAACTCGGCGTGCGCATTGAAAGGCCAGAATCTGCGTTGATTGATTAGACTTTGTCCGAGAATGACCGGCAGCATAAACAGCAACAGGCTGGCCGCAACCCAGTCCAGATAGTGGTGAGTGGCATAGTGCTGTCCTTCCAGAGCCAGAATTCCTATAAACAGATACAGACTTAGAGCATGTAGCTGTTTGCCGAAGAGGATACTCTCCGGCGAATGGTTTTCCAGCCATTTGAGGATGGCGTAAAAAGCGGCGCCGTTGAACAGCCACACAATCCAGGCATGATGGGCAAACGGATGGCTGTTATGGTCAAAAAGGTAAAGCGCATACAAAAGCAGGAAGACAAGCCAAAGCGGGCGGTAATAACGCAGGTCCTGCCAGTTGAAGCGCACTTCGATGGCAGTTATGAGCAAAGAGGTGATCAGTAAATGTGTAAGGATGCCGAAGGTCTGCCAGTCGAAGGATGCAAAGCGTTCGATTTCGAGCCAGTGGATGCTGAACCACCATAGGGTACCGATGATCAGCAGGAGAATTGACGCTGCGCGAATCTCCATTGATTGCAGGCTCCGGCTTTTATAAAGCATGAAAGCGCTGAGTAGATTGGCTACACCGACCAACAGGCCGCCCAGATAAAAAGCGTTGAAAATGGCGGTTTCGGCTGAACTGATAAGGGCAAATTGCGCGATATAAAAGAACTGCGAGGCGAGAAGTTGCAGCAGGATACCGAAGTAAAGCCCTAAGCTCTGCCGTTGGCGTAGGGCAAGCCAGATGATGCCGCAGGCTTCAATCGACCAGATTGCCGAGACGACATGATCGTCGAAGAATAACGGCACGGTAATGGTCAGAAAGATAACGCCGAGCGCAGAAAATGCCTGATACAGCAGTTTGAGATCGCTGCCGGCCTTTTTCATTAGGCCGAATCCGAGCGCCAGATAAAACAGGCCGAGGATAAGACTGCTGGTTGCCAGACCGTCTTCAAACGGGCGCATTAAATCCGTCTGGATTACAAAGCTGATGATCGGGGTTCCGAATACGATGGTTCCGTCCACCATGCCTTTCAGATTAGGAGGCTGTTTGAACGCAAAGAGCACGGCAATCGCCGTATACAGCAGGAAAAAAGCGATCAGGAAAAGTTGCACACTGAGGTAATTTTCCGGCGTATAGCGGAACCAGCCCCAAAAGATGGCAATCCAGAAGGTCATGACAAAACCGAGCAGATTGAGACGACGCCAGGCTTTGAACCAGGCGATGGCGAAAATACTCAGATTTAAAACGATGTAATAGCTGAACAGGATGATGTGGCTGCCTTGTCCGGTCGAGGCCAGTATAGGAGCAAGGAAGCCGCCCAGGGCGCCCATAAAGGCCAGAGGTTGGGCATCCTGTTTTACCGCCAGATAGATGGAGCTTGCCATAACCAGCAGGAGAATGAAAAAGCCGGCGCTCACCGGAATGACGTCGTAAAACTTAAAGGCGAAATAGGTAGTCAGATAAAGGATGCCTATGCCGCCGCCCTGTAGAAGCAAGGCGAAGTTTTGTTGCTTTTGTTTAGTGAATAGTTTGAGACCGATAAGCAACAGTATAAGGCCAAGTATCGCGATGGCCAGAAGACGCAGTTCAATTGGCAGCAGTCCTTGGTCGGCAGCGTATTTGAGCAGAAAGCCAAGTCCGAAGAAGAGTACAAACAATCCGATTTTAGTGGTGACGTTACTCTCGATAAACCAGTTTAGCCAAGGCGGTAAGCTGCCGGAACGCAAGTATTGCTGAACGGAGGCGATAAGCGGTTTTGCGTTGTCTGTCTGGTCGTCCTTGGAATCCTTGTTCCACGGCGAGACACTTTTCCATTTGGCCTTTGGTACAGGAGACGTTTGTCGGGCACCTTGTGGTGTTTCGTTTGAAGGTATTGTGGCGGAATGGGGTGACTGGGTGGAGGCGAGAGTTTCGCCTGATTCTTGGGGCGGCGAATGCTTTTTGGCGGACGGTTCTGGACGATTGGTGGATTGCTTAAAAGTTTCGAATTCGGCTAGCAATTTATTCAACTGATTCTGTAGCTGGTTATTTTTCTGCAACAGTATCCATATGACGATTCCGGCCAGCAGGGTTGCGAAAAACTCCTCTGAGTAGAGTCCGAAAACGATGAGGGTGAGAAACAGAATCAGCTCCGCCATAGGTATTCCTCGAATCTTAGTCGTATTGCGTATTCAAGATCATACCTCCATCTTCGTATGCTGTTTAGTGTTTTATTTTGGTGCCTGTCCGGGGCTTCGGGTTCGGATTAATAAAACACCACATCGGGGTCAGGTATACGGAACCCTAGGGTTGCTTCTTATGAGGGTGTAAGAATTACTGGTTCGAAATGTCACTCCGCTCTATGGACAGAGGACACGTTTTCTACGATATTGTGTCTCGGTAACTTCTTTACAATTTCAGACAATTTCATAGGACGAAGGACTCTATATGGGAAAAAATAGATGGCTGATGGCCTTGGCGGCCGTAGGCGTTCATATCTGTATCGGTTCGGTTTACGCTTGGAGCGTCTACGTTAATCCGATCAAAGAAACAATGAATTGGACTTTGACGGATGTCACTATCGCGTTCAGTATTGCGATTTTCTTCCTGGGGCTCTCGGCGGCTCTGATGGGGAAATTTGTCGAGCGTAACGGCCCGAAAGTTTCGGCGATTATCGCGGCGGTTCTTTTCGGATTGGGTACGGCAGGTTCCGGTTTGGCGATTATGATAGAATCCAAGCTATTGCTGTATTTTTTCTACGGTGTTTTGGGCGGTTGCGGTCTGGGGATTGGTTATATTTCGCCGGTATCGACACTGGTGCAATGGTTCCCGGACAAACGCGGTATGGCGACTGGTCTGGCGATTATGGGATTCGGTTTCGCTTCGGCCATCTGGGGGCCGACGATCAAAGTCCTGATCTCCGAAGTCGGTGTGGCGTCAACCTTTATGATTTTAGGAGCTACCTATTTTGTCATTATGTTCTCCTCGGCGCTGTATCTGGAGAAACCCGAAGAAGGTTACCTTCCTGAAGGCTTTAAGAAAAAAGTCGAAGCCCGGGCATAAGAAAATCAAACCGGATTTGGCCATGCTGGGCGTGCATGAAGCGGTCAAAACTCCGCGTTTCTATGGTTTGTGGCTGATGCTGTTCATCAATGTGACCTGCGGGATTGCGATAATCGGTGTTGCATCGCCGTTATTGCAAGAGGTCTTGGGCTTGTCTGCGATTGCGGCGGCGGCGGCCGTGGGCTTGATGGGGATTTTCAATGGCGCAGGGCGTATTTTCTGGGCTTCGTTGTCGGACTACATGACTCGTCCGATCGTGTATATCACCTTCTTCGCGACACAGGCGGTCGCTTTTTATATGCTGCCGTCAATCACTGAAATCATCATTTTCCAGATTATTTTGTATTTCATTATGTCGTGCTACGGCGGTGGCTTTTCGTCGATTCCGGCCTATATCGGCGATATCTTCGGCACCAAAGAACTGGGGGCGATTCACGGTTATATTCTGACCGCATGGGCCGCGGCCGGCTTGGTTGGACCGCTGATTATTTCGATGGTCAAAGATGCAACCGGTTCTTATGCTGAAACCCTGTATGTTTTTTCCGGCTTCTTTATAGTGGCGCTGGTGATTTCGATTGCTATGCTGGCGAATATTAAAACCATTCAGAAAAAACAGCTCGCAACGGAGTCATGAAGTGCAGCATGCGAGGACCGAAAGTGCGTTAAATTAACGTAGCTTGAGAGGGTGCCCTTGTGTGAGGGATGAAGAGGCGGTGAAAGATTTCATCGCCTCTTTTTTTGGTTTCTTTTACAGTTATTGCACGCGATTAGCCGTAGGCGAGCAGGTACGGCGAGTCGTCCGCTTTGCCCGAAGAGTTCTGCTCGAACAGCGCCAGATCGAGTGATCTTAAGGATTCATCAAGTTGATCGGAAATGACCACAAGCTGATCCATTAAGTAGTCTTTATCTTTCAAGTGTTCCAGGTCTTCGGAAGAGCCGTGCATCAGTTCAAGTACATTTTTGACCAGCTGGTGTTGCTGCTGGTGTAAGTGTTGAGTGCGGGTGAACTCTTTCAAATGTTGAATCTGCGGATTGTGCTGCTGCATTTGTGTCAGAGCCTGCCCCAGATCGGATCTTGCAGAATCCGTCAGTTTATCCTGCTCAATCGGCACATTGACGCCGTTAAGGAACGATTGCGCATTGGCACGCCAGATACGCATTGATTGGCGCAGGTCATTCATGCGAATGCCGCCGATTTCACTGAAATTTTGCACCAGCTGTTCGGTTTTGCGTTCATCGATACTGAATTTGTTGGTTTCTCGTGCCAGAAGTTCGGCCTGTTCTTTCAAGGATTGTGCGGCGGCGGATGTCTGTTCAACCAGAGTGGCATTGCTCTGAATGTTTTGGTCCAGGTGACCAATCGCGGAAGCAGTATTGGAGATCGCTTCCTGTTGATCCTGAATAGAGTGTTCGATGTGCTTTAAGGCTTTACCGATCTTAACCACACTGTGGTTAACGGTTTCAAAAGCCTGATCCGTTTGCTGTACCTGTTCGACACCCTCATGTACCTTTTGTACAGATTCATCAATCAGATCCTTAATCTCTTTGGCGGCTTCCGCTGATTTCTGCGCCAGGCTGCGAACTTCTCCGGCAACGACGGCAAAGCCGCGTCCGTGTTCTCCGGCACGAGCGGCCTCAACGGCGGCATTAAGCGCCAGTAAGTTGGTCTGGAATGAGATGCCGTCGATCAGGGAGATAATGCTGGCGATTTTT
The genomic region above belongs to Thiomicrorhabdus xiamenensis and contains:
- a CDS encoding DUF2339 domain-containing protein; this translates as MAELILFLTLIVFGLYSEEFFATLLAGIVIWILLQKNNQLQNQLNKLLAEFETFKQSTNRPEPSAKKHSPPQESGETLASTQSPHSATIPSNETPQGARQTSPVPKAKWKSVSPWNKDSKDDQTDNAKPLIASVQQYLRSGSLPPWLNWFIESNVTTKIGLFVLFFGLGFLLKYAADQGLLPIELRLLAIAILGLILLLIGLKLFTKQKQQNFALLLQGGGIGILYLTTYFAFKFYDVIPVSAGFFILLLVMASSIYLAVKQDAQPLAFMGALGGFLAPILASTGQGSHIILFSYYIVLNLSIFAIAWFKAWRRLNLLGFVMTFWIAIFWGWFRYTPENYLSVQLFLIAFFLLYTAIAVLFAFKQPPNLKGMVDGTIVFGTPIISFVIQTDLMRPFEDGLATSSLILGLFYLALGFGLMKKAGSDLKLLYQAFSALGVIFLTITVPLFFDDHVVSAIWSIEACGIIWLALRQRQSLGLYFGILLQLLASQFFYIAQFALISSAETAIFNAFYLGGLLVGVANLLSAFMLYKSRSLQSMEIRAASILLLIIGTLWWFSIHWLEIERFASFDWQTFGILTHLLITSLLITAIEVRFNWQDLRYYRPLWLVFLLLYALYLFDHNSHPFAHHAWIVWLFNGAAFYAILKWLENHSPESILFGKQLHALSLYLFIGILALEGQHYATHHYLDWVAASLLLFMLPVILGQSLINQRRFWPFNAHAELYLNTLALPLLLIIFVWLISFNLASAGEALGTFYLPLLNTLDLLALTGFSVLYQWLKSDTQNARSIIDRGAWYLFGIALFAFANAVILRLLYHWYDIYYSLHIWLNSSTTQTTLAIFWSLLGVAIMKWAQKSAKRTLWLAGSALLALVVIKLFIFDLSNSGTIARIISFIGVGGILITVGYFFPIPPQSKPPIKNPAEESPNKP
- a CDS encoding MFS transporter, which translates into the protein MGKNRWLMALAAVGVHICIGSVYAWSVYVNPIKETMNWTLTDVTIAFSIAIFFLGLSAALMGKFVERNGPKVSAIIAAVLFGLGTAGSGLAIMIESKLLLYFFYGVLGGCGLGIGYISPVSTLVQWFPDKRGMATGLAIMGFGFASAIWGPTIKVLISEVGVASTFMILGATYFVIMFSSALYLEKPEEGYLPEGFKKKVEARA
- a CDS encoding MFS transporter, with protein sequence MLGVHEAVKTPRFYGLWLMLFINVTCGIAIIGVASPLLQEVLGLSAIAAAAAVGLMGIFNGAGRIFWASLSDYMTRPIVYITFFATQAVAFYMLPSITEIIIFQIILYFIMSCYGGGFSSIPAYIGDIFGTKELGAIHGYILTAWAAAGLVGPLIISMVKDATGSYAETLYVFSGFFIVALVISIAMLANIKTIQKKQLATES